ATATAATTTGTTATTAGTACAAAACCCCTTCTTCATATTGACCATTACTACCCTCATAAAAATCTTATACTCCTCGCAAAAAATCTAAGTATACAATAAAAACTTATAAGTATACTTTTATAAAACTCAAATTACTAAAAATTAACCCTAAAAACATCTAAGTATACTTATAAAAATCTAATCACACCCTTACAATAAATAAACTGTGTTCCTTACTTTTACTCTAAAGTGTATAATTATATTAATGTTTAGACTCAATTTTTTCAAAAAAACAAAAAGAAAAACCAACCTAATACCCCTACTACTCTCAATGTTAATCCTAATGAATTCATTTTGCTTAGCTCTTTCCTAATAAAATCTCTCAATATTAAACATAAATTATTAGGAATAATAATGTCAACTGATATCCCTCTTACTCACTTAAATCATAAAAATATATTTATTGCAAAAAAAAATAAAAACTCTATTATTTATAGAGCAAATGATACTTTAGAATTTACAAAATATACTTTAATTGTTACTAATGCTATTAAAAAGCTTAATAAATAATACAAAACTACCAATCCAAGCATGGAAATTAAATAAATTATTACACAAATTCTTTGACTTTAAAATCACAACTAAAGATTTACACAATATTTATACTTTAATCCTTCATAAAAGAAAAGTCTTTATAAATAATCCTACTCTATTTAATAGCAAAGTATTTGATTATAAAAATAGTCACATAGCTCTTGTTAACAAACCTACAATCCAAAATATAGAAAAAAACTAAAACATATACACTCTTTTGATATTATTAAAATTAACCATCATAATTTAAACTACTATAAAAACTCTAGATCTCGTTTTAAAAAGCTCATTGCTTCTATAATAGAAGAATTCTTTTTTAGCAATACACACTCTACACACAATCATACAATTCATAAACTCAAAACTCATATTAATCTACGTCTAAAAGAAATGGAAATTTCTTACAAATCTACCTATAAATATCAATTAGAAATTCTTTCTAACGTCTTCAGAAATTGAAATGGAGACTAAAAAATATAAAAACTATTTAATTTACCTAAACTTTAAAGCTTAATATCAAATAGTACAAAACTCAACAACAAAAATTTTACTAGCTCTAACTTTACAACAGATAACACTCTTTATAATAAGCTATAGGCAAATTAAATAATATTCCTACAACATACATTGCAAAAAAATACACATAAAAATCTTTATTTTTTTACTTCCAAGATCTATGACAGTAGACATATTGATATTTTCTAAACTAAAATTTATACTAAAATACACTAATTAAAGTTATATATAATCGAATACAAAATTCGTACTAATTTACATTTAAAAATGTAGTAAATTTATATATTTCAATCTTAACAAATTATTATATATAAATATGCAAATTTAAAGTAAATAAAATATCATTTTTTATTTAAAATATTTAAAAATCGATGCTGAAAATACTTTCTTATCTCCTCACTGTACTAAACACTTCTGTACTATTAGCTACTATTCTAATATCTTGAAATACATCCTAGAATAACTTTAAATAGTATAATTGCTCACATTGTTTTATTCACTATATGATGTACATTAAATACATATTCAAAAGAGAGGATTACTTCATGATTACTAATTTTTTTAAAAAATTTTTATTTATTTCACTCCTAACTACTTTAGGGGCTACAGAAAATGAAAACTCAACAGTCTTAATAGAACAAAATTTAACTGAATTAGAAAATATTCAAAATGATAACGAAAATACACAACATAATCACAGTCTAAATCTTAACGAAGAACTATCATTACAAAATGATGATAGAAAAGAAATCAAATTTATTGAAGCTCAAAAAATAGGAGAAAATGCTGACCTCATTTTTAATATAATAGAAACTGCTACAAACAACTACAACAAAATAACTAAAGAAAATAAAAAAATTGAAACTAAAGATCAATATGGAATGAAAAATGCATTTGACAAAATCATACTCGACAATAACAAATCACTAAGCCAGAATACAAAAAAAATATACAGAGAAACATTATACTTATCTTTAGATTGGGACGAAAATCTTTTAAAAAAATTCAAAGAACAACTTATCTTTACAATAGAAGAAATAAAAACCATTCAATTACACACAGAAATAGTAAAAATAGGAATTAACATCCAAATATACTCTGAAGAAGCATTAAAAATAATTTGTTGCGACAGTAAAATAAAAAACAACCTTTATAATAAAAAATTAATCACTGAAGATTTAAAAAATATAAAAACCCAAATTGATGAAATTATGACCCTAAGAAAACAATGGCAAGAGCTTATAAATAAAAATAATTATATCGGATTCTTTCACAATGAGTTACTTAAAGAAGCTAAGGAAGTACTTAATAACATAAAAACAATAAATACAGAAATCCAAACAATTCTAAAAGATAAAAAATCATAAACTTTAACTTAAATACAGTTTAACAAACAAAGGAAAAAAATATATATTTTTTTCCTTTGTTACTTTACATCAAGCCAAGAAAACTCATTAAAGACTAGTTTATACTAAATACAATATATGTATACATTTTTTCCAATAGAAATACTAACCTATATATAATGGCAAACATAAAAAATATTAACTTTAATATAAAAAAATCTAATTGAATTTACACTTTTTAAAACTAATTTACTTGATTTAAATCCACTTATTTATAATGGATACACTATTGATATTAATGTTAAAAATATTCCCACATTAAGGTAATGATCGTTCCAAACATCCAATGATATAAATTTAATGTGCCTTTAAGTTCTGAAATTGACTTATCTATCTTTACATTTAAGTTATTCTCTAAATCTCTTCAGACATTCTATTAGAATTTCTTTACACAAAGCAATTATTTCATTTACATACATAAAAGCAAAGTCATTTTTTCTAAACCGTACAAAACCAATTGTCTTATTCCTCCATCAGGCTTAACATTCAAGGCAATCAATTTCAAAATAGGACGTATAAGAAAATTTCAGCATAAATGAAATATTTAACATACTAGCAAGATTTACTAACTTCACCAAAATATTAATCTCTAATAATTTTTATAAATTCCCTAGTCTTGAAATACTATTTTTTAAAAACAGTATTTCAAGAAAATAACACATTATTGTAATACCGCATCTTCTATCATTAAAATATAGTCATTTTAAAAATATGAAAATCAAAGATATAACAAGATACATAAAATAAAAAAATTAATGACAAATTTTAATAAATAAGTAAATAAATACTTAATTATTCTAATTAAGTATTTACCTTATCTCTTTTATTGTGCATAAATTTATATATCACAAGAATAGACATAACACAAAAAATAAACATTAATAAAATGAATGTATTTATAATACTTATAAAAGTAGTCAAAACTGAACACGCTAACAATACTAAAAATGAAAATAAACGAGATATTGTACTATTAATAGAACTTATAGTACCCAAAACTTTTGAATCTATATTTTTTCGCAAAAAAAATTCTAAGTTATTAGAATACAAAGAAACTAAAACTACAAGAAATATCATTATAACAATAAATATATAAATATGTGAGACCATTTTTATTAAAACTGATAATAAAAATATTATACCTAAAATCACATAAGAATCATATTTTGAATGTTTAATTTTTTTAAATACCCATGCCCCTATAATATTTGATAAACGAAATAATATATATATAATTCCAAATACACTGAGAGGAACATTTTTATCAATAAAAATTGCCTGCCAATACAAATAAAAAGGTTGAAAGAAAAATTGAATAGAACTAATTAAAATAAACAATTCTATAAGTATTTTAGATCTCAATAATGCAATTATGTCATTCCTAAATTGTTTAAGATAAAATCTTAAATCTTCTTTATTATAATCCGTATTTTTATCACTTGATATAAAAAAAATCGTAATTAATGATGATGCTAAATATAAAAATAATGAAAGAAGATAAATTTTTGTATCGACGTATAAAAATAATATACTTCCTGCATATCCACCCAAAATAGCTCCAATATTCAAAATTATTTTCATAGATAATATAAATGATTTTAACTTTTGCGCATTACTTTGATATATATGAGTAAAACTAATATCAATCGTACCAGTATTAAATGCAGATGATATACCATATATAAACCAAGCAATACACAGAATTATAAATGATGATGTTTGAAAAATAAAAAAATAAGCAATCATTGATAAAAAAATCGATGATAAATAAACACTTTTTCTATCAAAAATATCTGAGATTACTCCTGAAGGAAGTTCAAAAAAAATAATTGCTAGCATATAAAACATTTGCACTATAGAAATATCTCTTAATTGCAAACCCTTATTTATCAAAATAATAGTTAAAACAGCATGAGGCAATGTCCTTGCAAATTCTGACAAAAATAACGAACAAAAATAATATCTTTGATGCTTACATTCTATCATAGATTTCTATTACAATTACAAAATTCATTCCGTTTAATATCAATAAAATGAAATGAAAAATCATGATTACTAATACCAATTCTCCTATTTAAAGAATTGATACTTTCATATTCACCTCCAAAATAAAGTATTATATCAATAATAGCCATACTTGAAGCAATCGCA
This DNA window, taken from Borrelia coriaceae, encodes the following:
- a CDS encoding CRASP family complement regulator-acquiring lipoprotein, which translates into the protein MITNFFKKFLFISLLTTLGATENENSTVLIEQNLTELENIQNDNENTQHNHSLNLNEELSLQNDDRKEIKFIEAQKIGENADLIFNIIETATNNYNKITKENKKIETKDQYGMKNAFDKIILDNNKSLSQNTKKIYRETLYLSLDWDENLLKKFKEQLIFTIEEIKTIQLHTEIVKIGINIQIYSEEALKIICCDSKIKNNLYNKKLITEDLKNIKTQIDEIMTLRKQWQELINKNNYIGFFHNELLKEAKEVLNNIKTINTEIQTILKDKKS
- a CDS encoding MFS transporter; this translates as MIECKHQRYYFCSLFLSEFARTLPHAVLTIILINKGLQLRDISIVQMFYMLAIIFFELPSGVISDIFDRKSVYLSSIFLSMIAYFFIFQTSSFIILCIAWFIYGISSAFNTGTIDISFTHIYQSNAQKLKSFILSMKIILNIGAILGGYAGSILFLYVDTKIYLLSLFLYLASSLITIFFISSDKNTDYNKEDLRFYLKQFRNDIIALLRSKILIELFILISSIQFFFQPFYLYWQAIFIDKNVPLSVFGIIYILFRLSNIIGAWVFKKIKHSKYDSYVILGIIFLLSVLIKMVSHIYIFIVIMIFLVVLVSLYSNNLEFFLRKNIDSKVLGTISSINSTISRLFSFLVLLACSVLTTFISIINTFILLMFIFCVMSILVIYKFMHNKRDKVNT